The window GTTCGGGTCAGAGATTAAATCTTTTATGGAGCATCCTAAGTTTGACAAAGTATTCAATGAGGCTGCCCTGGGAAATTATCTGTCTTTTCAGTTTGTGCCGACCAATGAGACATTTTTTAAAGGTGTATTCTGCCTTCAGCCTGGACATTATTTCACTTATGAGAATGGGGAGATGAAGATTACCCGCTACTTTGAGCCAGAGTTTACCGGCAGCTGCAAAAAGACATTTGAGGAAGTGGTGGACGATGTTGAGCAGGTAATGAAGGAATCTGTGGAGAAACATAAAATCAGTGATGTGGAGGTCGCATCCTATTTATCCAGCGGTGTGGATTCAAGTTACCTGACCTATTTAGGGCAGGTGGACCGCACATTTACAGTGGGGTTTGACGAGGGTAAGTACAGTGAGATCCAGGATGCAAAGGAATTTGCTGCCAGCATTAACATGAAAAATGACGCCAAGGTCATTACTCCCGACGAGTATTGGGACCATCTGTCAGATATCCAGTATTACATGGATGAGCCTGTGGCAGATCCGGCGGCAATTGCACTATATTTCCTGAGCCAGGAGGCATCCAAAAAAGTAAAAGTGGTCCTTTCCGGGGAGGGGTCAGATGAGCTGTTTGGAGGATATAATATTTATTGTGAGCCATTGGAACACACAGGGTTTGACAGGATTCCCCGGTCCCTGCGCAGGCTGTTGGGGAAATTTGCAGAGTATTGCCTGCCCCGGGGAATGAAGGGAAGAGGGTTCCTGATGCGCCATGGGAAAACGCTTGAGGAGCGGTATTTTGCCAATGCCACGAATATTTTTACGGAGAGGGAGGCCAATAAGATTCTGAAAAAGGGATGTCTCCCGCAGATACAGAATGTGACCCGCCCACTGTATAAGAGGGTGGAAGGGAAAGACCCAGTGACAAAAATGCAGTATGTAGATTTACATTTATGGCTTGTGCATGACATTTTGATGAAAGGCGATAAGATGGGAATGGCCAATTCATTAGAAGTGAGGGTACCCTTTTTAGATAAAGAAGTACTGGCACTGGCACAGTCCCTGCCCCTTGAGTATAAGGTGCGTGCACCCAGGACTAAAGTGGCCCTCAGGGCGGCTGCGGAGAAGGTTATCAGGAGCAAAACTGCTGAGAAGAAGAAATTAGGCTTTCCAATTCCTATCCGGGTGTGGCTTAAGGAGGAGAAATATTATAATACTGTAAAACAAATGTTTACGTCAGAAGCAGCCAGAAAGTTTTTTAATACGGAAATGCTTGTGAAACTGTTAGATGACCACAGAGAGAGTAGACGGACCAATGAAAAGACGGACAATAGCCGCAAAATTTGGACCGTATATATATTCCTTGTGTGGTATGACAGATTTTTTGGGCATGGGAAACCTGTGCATCCTGCTGTAAATGCCAGGTAGGGACAGCCGGCTGGTTAAAGGCCGGCTGCCGCTGGCTTTGGAAGCATGTGGGGGATTTGAATAGATTTAAGACAGGGGAGGTTTTATGAGAAGCAGAACAGTACAGCCTATCCGGAAGAGGGGAGGAGGAAAAGAACCCTCCCAGAAGCGTATGAGAAGCAGGAAAGAGAGAGCAGGCGCTGCCCATGGACATAAAACAGGCAGTTTTCAGGCAGTCCAGAAGAAACGTATAGGGGACACACAGTCCTTAAGGGGCGTTGTTAAACCTCCCCCGCCAAAACCCGAACCTTCCACTGGCCATGGGAAGGGCAGGAGAATCCCATATTTTGATTTTGACTTGGTTCTTGTCATTGTATTTCTTATGTGTTTTGGACTGGTCATGCTTTATAGTACAAGTTCTTATAGCGCCAGGATGGACTTTGAAGGCAACGACATGTATTATTTCTCAAAGCAGGCCCTTGTCAGTATCCTGAGCTTTGGCGTGATGCTCATTATATCCAGGATCGATTATCATATATATGGAGCCTTCTCCTTTGAGTGCTACATATTTTCTATGATCCTTATGGCTCTTGTCCAGACTCCTCTCGGAATAGAAATTTACGGCGCCAGGCGATGGATACAGCTTCCAGGCAATCAGACACTGCAGCCTTCGGAGATTACCAAGGTTGCTGTAATTTTGTTTATTTCCTATGAACTGTGCCGTATGGAAAAAAAGGCGGCATCCAGGGAAGGGATGCTAAGAGTTTTTATATTTGGCGCCATTGCTGCCGGAGGGGTATTGTTCCTGACGGAGAACCTGAGCACGGCGATTATCGTCATGGCCATCACCTGTGTCCTGATCTTTGTGGTCCATCCTAAAACCAAGCCTTTCCTTGTGGCAGCAGGGGCGGCTGCAGCGGCAGCGGCTGCAGGAATCGGGATACTGGCGGCTACTGTCCAAACCAGCGACAACTTTCGCCTGAGAAGGATTATTACCTGGCTCGATCCAGAAAATCACACAGATACTGGCGGGTTTCAGGTAATGCAGGGACTGTATGCAATTGGCTCGGGAGGTTTTTTTGGCAAGGGACTGGGAAATAGTACACAGAAGCTGGGGGTCATTCCTGAAGTGCAAAATGACATGATTCTATCGATTGTATGTGAAGAACTGGGTGTATTTGGGGCAATTGTTATACTTGCGCTGTTTGCACTTCTATTGTACCGCCTTATGTTTATTGCCAGAAATGCCCCTGATTTATATGGATCCCTGCTTGCCACTGGTATTTTTGCACATATAGCCTTGCAGGTAATATTAAATATTGCTGTTGTCACAAACCTGATACCTACGACAGGGATTACCCTTCCGTTTATAAGTTATGGGGGAACTTCCATACTTTTCTTAATGGCAGAAATGGGGATTGCCCTGGGGATTTCCAGAAAAATAAAGATGAATGAATAGAAGCAGTGGATTCATAATCTGACGAGTCTATGCCATGAATCAGAACAGCGGGCCAAATGTATATATACTTAGTATGCCCTGGAGAAAAAATAGCTTTTCATGTGCTGCAAAATGTGTTATATTAGTATCTAGTATTTAAAACTACATATAATAGACATGGAATACGCTCTAAGTGTAGTGCAGGAGGTTATCATATGAGTTATAAAATAGTTGTGGACAGCTGTGGGGAATTAACAGAAGAGATGAAAAAGAGCAGTGTTTTTGAGACGGCTTCTCTGAGCATGGAGGTAGACGGCACGGTTATTGTGGATGACGAGACGTTTAATCAGGCAGATTTTTTGAAGCGTGTGGCAGCCAGTCCGCAATGCCCGAAATCATCCTGCCCTTCTCCAAAGGACTATATGGAGAGGTACCATTGTGATGCAGAGCGTGTATATGCAGTGACCTTGTCTGCTGAATTAAGTGGTTCATACAATAGTGCAGAGCTTGGAAAAAAATTATATGCAGAGGAATACGGGGAGAAGGATATATATGTGTTCAATTCCCGCTCCGCTTCCATTGGGGAGACCCTGATAGCAATGAAAATACAGGAATGTGAAGAGCTTAACATGAGCTTTGGTGAAGTCATAGATACAGTGGAGGAGTATATTGCAGGCCAACACACATATTTTGTCCTGGAGACTCTGGATACTTTGAGGAAGAATGGAAGGCTGACCGGCATTAAAGCGGTTGTGGCCAGTGCCCTGAATATAAAACCCGTAATGGGGGCAAAGCCGGAGGGCGTTATCTGCCAGCTCGGGCAGGCACGGGGAATGAAGAAGGCGCTGGCAAAGATGGCCGACCACATAGTGGAGGATGCAGAAAATCCACAAGAAAAGATTCTGGCAATCTCCCATTGTAACTGTCCCCAACGGGCAAAGGAAGTACAGGAGATGCTGGTTTCCAGAATGAAAGTTAAATCCAGTTTTATAGTAGATACGGCTGGTATCAGTACGATGTATGCAAGCGACGGCGGAATAATAGTTGTGATATAGCGTGGATTGTGATAGAATATCGTACAGATAGGATGGTGCAGTTTTTGTGCCAAAAAGGAGTGCGAAGGAGTTTGGAATATGAGCCAGGAAAAAGTAGATCGGTATAAATTAGAAAAGGCCAACAGGAAGAAAACGATAAAGAAGCAGCGGGCCATGAATTATGTGCGGAAGACAGTGCTGGCACTTGCGGCTTTTGCGCTGGTTGGCTGGCTTGGATATTCAGCATACCAGACATATGATGCGGGCCAGGAGAGGGCGGAGGCAGAAGTCAATTATGATGCTATCAATACGTATTTGGAACAGCTTGAAAGCTAAGGACAGACTGCCGTCAGGCAAGATGCTGTACTGCGGCGAAGTTTTTTGTGGATGTCAGGCAGACAATTAAATACATTCTGGACTAATAGGCAGCGCCTGTTTTTGTAATATTTAAGGTTACAGAAACAGGCGCTGCTTTTTCATTTCATGAAACAACCTCTCTTTATTCCCAAGGGCAGCGAGCCAAATGGACATGTTTACACGTCCCCTTGACGGCTGCCGCGGGGGTTAAAGACCCGGATGCTTACACAGGGGGGTTTTAACTTCCCCCACTGGGGCCCACTTATAAAATAAATCCCCCACCTTCCCCCACCTTTCCTTTTTCAGGTTCCAATCAGATACAATTTTTGGATAATATACTCACTCAGGCAGCCTATGGGGCGGCACGTGGATATAAAGAAGTAACTTCTGGCTGGACAGGCGGGCGGGGGTGGCAACCGGTTACATGCCCTGTTTTACGCTCTTTTAACCCATATTTTACCCGTGAATGGGAGGTTTTGCATATCTCTTTATCCAAAATTTTCTTGGGGTAAATTAAAAAAAGGGGTTGAAAATGGTGGGGGAGTGGTTTACAATGGTGACAAGTGGTAGAAAGTGGTGGATAGTGGCATAAAGTGGGGGAGATGTGGAGGCCCACTTAGAAGAAGGGGTTCCGGATGTTATTAGGGGAGTTTAATCACACAATTGATGAAAAAGGCCGACTCATCATCCCAGCCAAGTTACGAGACGATTTGGGAGAAAGTTTCGTAATATGTAATGGCTTGGAGGGTTGTCTCTTTGTGTACTCCATGGACGAATGGAACAAATTCGTTGCTGAATTGGAAACCTTACCACGGATGAATAAAGATGCCAGAATATTCAAGCGCTATTTTTTTGGAAGTGCGTCAGAGGGGAGCTTTGACAAGCAGGGGAGAGCACTGGTGCCACCTACTTTAAGAAAAGCGGCCGGACTGGAAAAGGATGTTGTCCTGGTAGGAGTACAGGACCGCGTAGAAATCTGGGATAAGGCACTCTGGGAGGAACGCAGTATGGTCAGCGAAGAGGATCTGGATGCGATTGCAGACAGAATGGAAGCAATTGGCATCAGAATTTAGCTGTCATTGTACTGCAAAAGACAAATGGAGGATTTTATGGCATTTGGGCACACATCAGTTTTACTTGAAGAAACTGTGGACGGTCTGGCAATCAAACCAGACGGGACCTATGTTGACGCTACACTTGGAGGAGGCGGACATGCTTTCGAAGTGTGCAGGCACTTAAGCAGTAAGGGGAGTTTTATAGGAATAGACCAGGATGCCGCTGCAATTGATGCAGCCGGCGCCCGACTAGTCGGCTTCGGGGAGAGAGTTACAATAATCAGGAGCAATTATTGTGATATGAAGTCGAGGCTCCATGAAATAGGCATTGACAGAGTCGATGGGATCCTTATGGATCTGGGCGTATCCTCCTATCAGCTGGATACGGCAGAACGGGGATTTTCCTACCGCACAGATGCTCCTTTGGATATGAGGATGGATCAAAGACAGAAGATGACAGCAAAGGACATCGTCAATGGCTACAGTGAGTCGGACCTTTACCGCGTGATCCGTGATTACGGAGAAGATAAGTTTGCAAAGAATATTGCAAAACATATCGTGGCAGAACGCGGGAAAGGTCCGATTGAAACTACAGGACAGTTAAATGAAATTATCAGGCGGTCCATACCCATGAAAATTCAAAAAACTGGAGGGCATCCATCTAAAAGAACATTCCAGGCTATCCGTATAGAGTTGAACCATGAACTCGAAGTTCTAAAGGATACACTGGACGAAATGATTGATCTACTAAACCCAGGGGGGAGGATATGCATTATTACTTTCCACTCACTGGAGGACCGGATAGTAAAAAGTATTTTCAGGAAGAATGAAAATCCTTGTACTTGCCCGGCAGATTTCCCCGTATGTGTATGTAATAAAGTATCAAAGGGGAAAGTGATTACAAAAAAACCAATTCTTCCTGGGGAGGAAGAGTTGGAAAATAACAGCCGTTCCAAGAGCGCAAAGCTAAGAATATTTGAACGAAGCTGAGTTTTAAGGGAGTATAGCAGATAGATTTGTCAGGAAGGGGAGAGCCTGACGAAACCGAAGACTTAAAGGGCATATTGTAATCCACGCTCACATGCTTTTATGGGCGGGTGGGTACCATGTGTCCTGCACAGTAATAAGAAAGGGGCAGATTATATGGCTGCAGGGAGACAGGCATCGGCTAAGAGACAATACCATAATACAAGAAGCAGCCAAAGACAGGCATATGTCTATGGAAATACAGTACGTAAGCCAGAAACTCTGCCAAAGAAAAGACCTCAGGCACAGCCTGAGAAGCCTGTGCGGACAAGCAGGCAGGTGCGTAAAAACAGAAAGCGCGCATTAAAAATGAACCCTGCATACGCAGTATTTTTGAGCGCGGCGGCTATATGTGCAGTACTGATATGCGTGGCCTATCTGAGTATACAGTCTGATATGGTCAGCAGGTCAGAAAATATTTCCGCGCTGCAGGAAGAACTTGCAGATTTGACAGAGCAAAATGATACCGCTTATAACGCGGCGGAGGATTCTGTCAATCTGGAGGAAATCCGGAGTAAGGCAATGAACGAGATGGGCATGGTATATGCTGCCAGGGGCAATGTAATAGAGTATAAGAGTCCCGACAGTGATTATGTGAAGCAGTACAGCGACATACCTTCCGACGGTGTCCTTGCCAAATCAAAGGATTTATCAGATTAAGGATCATAACTATGGTAAGACGAAAAAGAGAAAATAGATTTGAGTTTTTGACGAAGAAATTCCCAAAGAGAATGCAAAAAAAGCTGGTAATGCTATTCATGGCAATTATACTGGCTTTTATTGTTCTTATAGGAAGAATCACCTATATTAATGCGTCTAAGGGAAACAGGTATACAAAGATCGTCCTGGATCAGCAGGAATATGACAGCAGGGTTATTCCCTATAAACGTGGTGATATTGTGGACTGCAATGGCACAAAGATTGCTACCAGCGAGAGGGTGTATAATGTGATTTTGGATGTCAGCGTGATGACATCACAGGAGAAATATATAGATCCTACGATTCAGGTGCTGGAAGACTGCTTTGGTATAAATGCTGCCGACGTCAGGGCGGTGGCTGAAGAAAACCCTGACAGCCGGTATGAAATACTGGCAAAGGGAGTATCCTATGAGAAGGCGAAAGAATTCCAGAATATTGAGGAGGACACAGAGAAGTATCCAAATGTAAAAGGTATCTGGCTGGAAGATGACTATAAGAGGACATATCCCTACGATGAACTGGCCAGTGATGTGGTAGGTTTTACAGTATCAGGCAACCAGGGGGCCATTGGGATTGAGAGTGCCTATAATGAAATACTCAATGGGACGGACGGCAGGGAGTATGGTTACCTGGACAGTACATCCACCATGGAGCGGACCGTTAAACCAGCTAAAAACGGCAGTACCGTTGTATCTACTATAGATGTGGCGCTCCAGAGTATTGTAGAAAAATGTATAAAAGATTTTAATGACCAATATGCGGGAACGGCCAGAAAAGACGGGTTGGGAAGCAAAAACACGGCTGTCATTATTATGAACCCCAACACAGGTGAAATTCTGGCGGAAGCTTCTTATCCAGGCTTTAATTTAAATGAGCCAAGGAACCTTTCAGGTATATATACGGAAGAACAGCTAAACCAAATGTCCGATGAGGAGCAGCTGGAGGCTTTAAATACACTCTGGAGAAACTTCTGTGTCAGCGATGCCTTTGAACCAGGCTCTACGGCCAAACCCTTTACAGTGGCTGCCGGACTGGAGACAGGCGCGCTCAAAGGGGATGAAATCTATAATTGCGGGGGATCTCTGCACGTGGGGGATTATGATATCCACTGCCATTTAAGGACAGGGCATGGGACAGAAACAGTAGAGCAGGCTGTGGCCAACTCCTGTAATGTGGCGCTGATGCAGATGGCTGATTCCATCGGGGTAGCTAATTTTACACGTTACCAGCACATTTTCGGCTTTGGGGCCTACACAGGCATCGACCTGCCCGGCGAGGCATCTACTTCCTCCCTTGTATATACAGAAGAATCTATGCAGATAACAGATTTGGCCACAAATTCTTTTGGCCAGAACTTTAACGTGACAATGACCCAGATGGCCGCGGCCTTTTCCTCCCTGATTAACGGAGGGGATTATTATGAACCCCATGTTGTCAAGCAGATTCAGGATGAAGGGGGTAAGGTTATTGAGACAAAGGATCCTGTCCTTCTCAGGAAGACAGTTTCTGCAGAGACTTCAGAGACTGTAAAACAATATTTGAGGGCTGTCATGACATCAGGAACTGGCATGGGGGCCAATATAGAGGGGTATGAGATCGGCGGCAAGACAGGGACTGCTGAAAAACTTCCCAGGGACCAGGGAAATTATTTGCTCTCCTTTATTGGATATGCCCCCCAGGAGAATCCGGAGGTGGTGATTTATGTTGTGCTGGACGAGCCAAATGTAGAGGATCAGTCGGCCAGCTCTTATGTATTGGAACTTTCCAGGGATATTATGTCCCAGGCATTCCCTTATCTGGATATTACGACTGTGGAAGGCTATACAGGGCCCGGGGAGACAGCAGAGAATCCTTCTGGTTCAGCGCAGTCAGAATTTGAGAATTATGATTCCTCATATGAAGAAACATACAGCAACACAGACGGCTCTTATATAGATGACAGCTATCATCCGGATCTGGATGATTGGGCGGCAGGGCAGACAACAGAATAGACAGGCATAACCTTACAAAAGACGTAATATTATATAGAAATGTCTTTTGTAAGGTTTTCTATATTTTATGAAGAATAAAACATATAATAAAAAGAAAATACTCGTAGTATTTTTATGTGCCTCCCTTATTTTACTGGGACTTATTGGCCGCCTTGTATATCTGATGGTGTTTGACGCAGAATACTATCAGAAGAAGGCAGAATCATTGCATGAGAGGGAACGGGAAATTAAGGCGGCGAGAGGCGAGATCGTGGACAGGAACGGGACAGTGCTGGCAACAAATAAAACAGTCTGTACAATTTCTGTCATACATAATCAGATAGAGGACCCAGAGCTGGTTATAAAAACACTGGCCAAGGAGCTTGGCCTGGATGAAGAAACTGTCAGAAAGCGGGTGGAAAAAGTTTCATCCATGGAGAAAATTAAGACGAATGTGGAGAAGGAGACAGGTGATAAAATACGTAATTATAATCTTGCAGGCGTGAAGGTAGATGAAGATTTTAAGCGCTATTACCCATATAACCAGATTGC of the Luxibacter massiliensis genome contains:
- the asnB gene encoding asparagine synthase (glutamine-hydrolyzing) yields the protein MCGFAGFVGEVENRENVLIDMMNTIIHRGPDSEGRFLDEDAALGFRRLSIIDLSEVGNQPMYNEDKSLVLVFNGEIYNYQELRQELIEAGHAFVSNTDSETLLHGFEQWGEGIVNRLRGMYAFAIWDRKNKRLFSARDIFGIKPLYYACMNGTLLFGSEIKSFMEHPKFDKVFNEAALGNYLSFQFVPTNETFFKGVFCLQPGHYFTYENGEMKITRYFEPEFTGSCKKTFEEVVDDVEQVMKESVEKHKISDVEVASYLSSGVDSSYLTYLGQVDRTFTVGFDEGKYSEIQDAKEFAASINMKNDAKVITPDEYWDHLSDIQYYMDEPVADPAAIALYFLSQEASKKVKVVLSGEGSDELFGGYNIYCEPLEHTGFDRIPRSLRRLLGKFAEYCLPRGMKGRGFLMRHGKTLEERYFANATNIFTEREANKILKKGCLPQIQNVTRPLYKRVEGKDPVTKMQYVDLHLWLVHDILMKGDKMGMANSLEVRVPFLDKEVLALAQSLPLEYKVRAPRTKVALRAAAEKVIRSKTAEKKKLGFPIPIRVWLKEEKYYNTVKQMFTSEAARKFFNTEMLVKLLDDHRESRRTNEKTDNSRKIWTVYIFLVWYDRFFGHGKPVHPAVNAR
- a CDS encoding FtsW/RodA/SpoVE family cell cycle protein, translating into MRSRTVQPIRKRGGGKEPSQKRMRSRKERAGAAHGHKTGSFQAVQKKRIGDTQSLRGVVKPPPPKPEPSTGHGKGRRIPYFDFDLVLVIVFLMCFGLVMLYSTSSYSARMDFEGNDMYYFSKQALVSILSFGVMLIISRIDYHIYGAFSFECYIFSMILMALVQTPLGIEIYGARRWIQLPGNQTLQPSEITKVAVILFISYELCRMEKKAASREGMLRVFIFGAIAAGGVLFLTENLSTAIIVMAITCVLIFVVHPKTKPFLVAAGAAAAAAAAGIGILAATVQTSDNFRLRRIITWLDPENHTDTGGFQVMQGLYAIGSGGFFGKGLGNSTQKLGVIPEVQNDMILSIVCEELGVFGAIVILALFALLLYRLMFIARNAPDLYGSLLATGIFAHIALQVILNIAVVTNLIPTTGITLPFISYGGTSILFLMAEMGIALGISRKIKMNE
- a CDS encoding DegV family protein, with amino-acid sequence MSYKIVVDSCGELTEEMKKSSVFETASLSMEVDGTVIVDDETFNQADFLKRVAASPQCPKSSCPSPKDYMERYHCDAERVYAVTLSAELSGSYNSAELGKKLYAEEYGEKDIYVFNSRSASIGETLIAMKIQECEELNMSFGEVIDTVEEYIAGQHTYFVLETLDTLRKNGRLTGIKAVVASALNIKPVMGAKPEGVICQLGQARGMKKALAKMADHIVEDAENPQEKILAISHCNCPQRAKEVQEMLVSRMKVKSSFIVDTAGISTMYASDGGIIVVI
- the mraZ gene encoding division/cell wall cluster transcriptional repressor MraZ, which encodes MLLGEFNHTIDEKGRLIIPAKLRDDLGESFVICNGLEGCLFVYSMDEWNKFVAELETLPRMNKDARIFKRYFFGSASEGSFDKQGRALVPPTLRKAAGLEKDVVLVGVQDRVEIWDKALWEERSMVSEEDLDAIADRMEAIGIRI
- the rsmH gene encoding 16S rRNA (cytosine(1402)-N(4))-methyltransferase RsmH gives rise to the protein MAFGHTSVLLEETVDGLAIKPDGTYVDATLGGGGHAFEVCRHLSSKGSFIGIDQDAAAIDAAGARLVGFGERVTIIRSNYCDMKSRLHEIGIDRVDGILMDLGVSSYQLDTAERGFSYRTDAPLDMRMDQRQKMTAKDIVNGYSESDLYRVIRDYGEDKFAKNIAKHIVAERGKGPIETTGQLNEIIRRSIPMKIQKTGGHPSKRTFQAIRIELNHELEVLKDTLDEMIDLLNPGGRICIITFHSLEDRIVKSIFRKNENPCTCPADFPVCVCNKVSKGKVITKKPILPGEEELENNSRSKSAKLRIFERS
- a CDS encoding peptidoglycan D,D-transpeptidase FtsI family protein — translated: MVRRKRENRFEFLTKKFPKRMQKKLVMLFMAIILAFIVLIGRITYINASKGNRYTKIVLDQQEYDSRVIPYKRGDIVDCNGTKIATSERVYNVILDVSVMTSQEKYIDPTIQVLEDCFGINAADVRAVAEENPDSRYEILAKGVSYEKAKEFQNIEEDTEKYPNVKGIWLEDDYKRTYPYDELASDVVGFTVSGNQGAIGIESAYNEILNGTDGREYGYLDSTSTMERTVKPAKNGSTVVSTIDVALQSIVEKCIKDFNDQYAGTARKDGLGSKNTAVIIMNPNTGEILAEASYPGFNLNEPRNLSGIYTEEQLNQMSDEEQLEALNTLWRNFCVSDAFEPGSTAKPFTVAAGLETGALKGDEIYNCGGSLHVGDYDIHCHLRTGHGTETVEQAVANSCNVALMQMADSIGVANFTRYQHIFGFGAYTGIDLPGEASTSSLVYTEESMQITDLATNSFGQNFNVTMTQMAAAFSSLINGGDYYEPHVVKQIQDEGGKVIETKDPVLLRKTVSAETSETVKQYLRAVMTSGTGMGANIEGYEIGGKTGTAEKLPRDQGNYLLSFIGYAPQENPEVVIYVVLDEPNVEDQSASSYVLELSRDIMSQAFPYLDITTVEGYTGPGETAENPSGSAQSEFENYDSSYEETYSNTDGSYIDDSYHPDLDDWAAGQTTE